Proteins found in one Pseudomonas sp. P8_241 genomic segment:
- the hemN gene encoding oxygen-independent coproporphyrinogen III oxidase, with product MLDAIRWDTDLIRRYDLAGPRYTSYPTAVQFHSQVGTFDLFHALRDSRKALRPLSLYVHVPFCANICYYCGCNKVITKDRGRALPYLQRLEHEIQLIACHLDPTQKVEQLHFGGGTPTFLSHDELRQLMAHLRKHFNLLDDDSGDYGIEIDPREADWSTMGLLRELGFNRVSIGVQDLDPAVQRAVNRLQSLEETRAVIDAARTLQFRSINIDLIYGLPRQTPDNFARTVEEVISLQPDRLSVFNYAHLPERFMPQRRINSNELPTPSQKLEMLQRTIDQLTAAGYRYIGMDHFALPDDELAIAQEDSTLQRNFQGYTTHGHCDLIGLGVSAISQIGDLYCQNSSDLNQYQNALASSQLATTRGLLCNADDRLRRAVIQQLICHFSLEFSDIEQAFNIDFQGYFGELWPQLQDMAKDGLIELDRDRITILPAGRLLARSVCMVFDAYLEQHSRQRFSRVI from the coding sequence AGCCAGGTCGGCACGTTCGACCTGTTCCATGCCTTGCGCGACAGCCGCAAGGCCCTGCGTCCATTGTCGTTGTATGTGCATGTGCCGTTTTGCGCGAACATTTGCTACTACTGCGGCTGCAACAAGGTCATCACCAAGGACCGCGGGCGAGCACTGCCTTATTTGCAACGGCTGGAACATGAAATCCAGCTGATCGCCTGCCACCTCGACCCCACGCAAAAAGTCGAGCAACTGCATTTCGGTGGCGGCACGCCGACCTTTCTCAGCCACGACGAACTGCGCCAGTTGATGGCGCACCTGCGCAAACACTTCAACCTGCTGGACGATGACTCCGGCGACTATGGCATCGAAATCGACCCACGCGAGGCCGACTGGTCGACCATGGGCCTGTTGCGCGAACTGGGTTTCAATCGAGTCAGCATCGGCGTGCAAGACCTTGATCCGGCCGTGCAACGTGCGGTCAATCGCCTGCAAAGCCTGGAAGAAACCCGTGCGGTGATCGACGCTGCCCGCACTTTGCAGTTTCGTTCGATCAACATTGACTTGATCTACGGCCTGCCGAGACAGACGCCGGACAACTTTGCCCGCACCGTCGAGGAAGTCATCAGCCTGCAACCGGACCGCTTGTCGGTGTTCAACTATGCGCACCTGCCGGAACGCTTCATGCCGCAACGGCGGATCAACAGCAACGAGCTGCCGACACCGAGTCAGAAACTGGAAATGCTGCAACGCACCATCGATCAACTGACCGCCGCCGGATACCGCTACATCGGCATGGACCACTTTGCCCTGCCCGACGATGAACTGGCGATTGCTCAGGAAGACTCGACCCTGCAACGCAATTTCCAGGGCTATACCACCCACGGGCATTGCGACCTGATCGGCCTCGGGGTATCGGCGATCAGCCAGATCGGCGACCTGTACTGCCAGAACAGCAGTGACTTGAACCAATATCAGAACGCCCTTGCATCTTCGCAACTGGCCACCACTCGCGGCCTGCTGTGCAATGCCGACGACCGCTTGCGGCGCGCAGTGATTCAGCAACTGATCTGCCACTTCAGCCTGGAATTTTCCGACATCGAGCAGGCATTCAACATCGATTTCCAGGGTTACTTCGGCGAACTCTGGCCCCAGCTACAGGACATGGCCAAGGACGGGCTGATCGAGTTGGATCGCGACAGGATCACCATCCTGCCCGCCGGCCGGCTGCTGGCGCGATCGGTGTGCATGGTGTTCGACGCGTACCTGGAACAACACAGCCGCCAGCGCTTTTCTCGCGTGATCTAA
- the fnr gene encoding fumarate/nitrate reduction transcriptional regulator Fnr — protein MSEPVKLRAHNQAHCKDCSLAPLCLPLSLNLEDMDALDEIVKRGRPLKKGEFLFRQGDAFDSVYAVRSGALKTFSLSDTGEEQMTGFHLPSELVGLSGMDTEKHPVSAQALETTSVCEIPFERLDELALQLPQLRRQLMRVMSREIRDDQQMMLLLSKKTADERIATFLVNLSARFRARGFSANQFRLSMSRNEIGNYLGLAVETVSRVFTRFQQNELIAAEGKEIRILDPIQLCALAGGSLES, from the coding sequence ATGTCCGAGCCAGTAAAACTGCGCGCTCACAATCAGGCTCACTGCAAGGATTGCAGCCTGGCCCCTCTTTGCCTGCCACTTTCGTTGAATCTGGAAGACATGGATGCGCTGGACGAAATCGTCAAACGTGGCCGACCACTGAAGAAAGGCGAGTTTCTGTTTCGCCAGGGCGATGCCTTCGATTCTGTCTACGCCGTCCGTTCCGGTGCGCTCAAGACCTTCAGCCTGAGCGACACCGGCGAAGAACAAATGACGGGGTTTCACCTGCCCAGCGAACTGGTCGGACTGTCGGGCATGGACACCGAAAAACATCCGGTATCGGCGCAGGCGCTGGAAACCACCTCGGTGTGTGAAATCCCGTTCGAGCGCCTCGACGAACTGGCCCTGCAACTGCCGCAGTTACGTCGCCAGTTGATGCGCGTGATGAGCCGCGAAATCCGCGATGATCAGCAGATGATGTTGCTGCTGTCGAAAAAAACCGCCGACGAGCGCATTGCCACGTTCCTGGTCAATCTTTCGGCCCGCTTCCGCGCCCGGGGTTTTTCCGCCAATCAGTTCCGCCTGAGCATGTCGCGCAACGAAATCGGCAACTACCTGGGCCTGGCCGTGGAGACAGTGTCCCGCGTCTTCACCCGCTTCCAGCAGAACGAACTGATCGCGGCCGAAGGCAAGGAAATCCGTATCCTTGACCCGATCCAGCTGTGCGCGCTGGCCGGTGGTTCGCTGGAAAGCTGA
- a CDS encoding adenine phosphoribosyltransferase, whose amino-acid sequence MVFDSFDIKSLIRPVIDFPKPGVIFRDITPLFQSPTALRLVMDSFAHRYVEADFTHIGAMDARGFLIGSVLAYQLNKPLVLFRKQGKLPADVLAEGYATEYGEAFLEVHADSLCEGDSVVMFDDLIATGGTLIAAANLIRRMGARVHEAAAIIDLPELGGSQRLEDMGIPTFCLTQFALTDK is encoded by the coding sequence ATGGTCTTCGACTCCTTCGACATCAAATCCCTCATCCGCCCTGTCATCGACTTCCCGAAACCGGGCGTGATCTTTCGCGACATCACGCCGCTTTTCCAGTCGCCGACGGCCCTGCGCCTGGTGATGGACAGCTTCGCCCATCGCTACGTCGAGGCCGACTTCACCCACATCGGCGCCATGGATGCCCGTGGCTTCCTGATCGGTTCGGTATTGGCCTATCAGTTGAACAAGCCGCTGGTGCTGTTCCGCAAACAAGGCAAGCTACCTGCCGACGTGTTGGCTGAGGGCTACGCGACCGAGTACGGCGAAGCCTTCCTTGAAGTGCACGCCGACAGCCTGTGCGAGGGCGATTCGGTGGTGATGTTCGATGACCTGATCGCCACCGGCGGCACGCTGATTGCCGCGGCGAACCTGATCCGCCGCATGGGCGCGCGGGTGCATGAAGCGGCGGCGATCATCGATCTGCCGGAACTGGGTGGTTCGCAGCGTCTGGAAGACATGGGCATTCCGACGTTCTGCCTGACGCAGTTTGCCCTTACCGACAAGTAA
- a CDS encoding acyl-CoA dehydrogenase family protein: MPAFQEYFDPSHQRVRDSVRRFVEREILPDIDQWEEAEGFPRELYLKAGAAGILGMGYPETLGGSHEGDLFAKIAASEELMRCGSGGLVAGLGSLDIGLPPILKWARPDVRERVVPQVLAGEKISALAITEPGGGSDVANLQTRAVRDGDFYRVSGSKTFITSGVRADFYTVAVRTGEPGFSGISLLMIEKGTPRFAVGRSLKKMGWWASDTAELFFDDCRVPAANLIGAENMGFACIMGNFQSERLALALMANMTAQLALEQSLTWAREREAFGKPIGKFQVIKHRLAEMATALEVSREFTYRQAAKMAAGQSVIKEISMAKNFATDTADRIVNDAVQILGGLGYMRESLVERLYRDNRILSIGGGTREVMNEIISKQMGL; the protein is encoded by the coding sequence ATGCCTGCCTTTCAGGAATACTTCGATCCCAGCCACCAACGGGTCCGCGACAGCGTCAGGCGTTTCGTCGAACGCGAGATTCTTCCGGATATTGATCAGTGGGAAGAGGCTGAAGGCTTTCCCCGGGAACTTTACCTCAAGGCTGGCGCAGCAGGGATTCTCGGCATGGGCTACCCGGAAACGTTGGGTGGCAGTCACGAAGGGGACCTGTTCGCCAAAATCGCCGCCAGCGAAGAGTTGATGCGATGTGGCTCTGGAGGCCTGGTGGCCGGGCTCGGTTCGCTCGATATCGGTTTGCCGCCGATTCTCAAATGGGCCAGGCCTGACGTTCGTGAGCGTGTGGTACCACAGGTGCTGGCTGGCGAGAAAATCAGCGCCCTGGCCATCACCGAGCCCGGTGGCGGTTCCGATGTCGCCAACTTGCAAACCCGTGCCGTGCGTGACGGCGATTTCTATCGGGTCAGTGGCAGTAAAACCTTTATTACCAGCGGCGTCCGTGCGGATTTCTATACCGTCGCGGTGCGAACCGGTGAGCCGGGCTTTTCCGGCATCAGCCTGTTAATGATCGAGAAGGGCACGCCCCGTTTCGCCGTGGGGCGGTCGTTGAAGAAAATGGGCTGGTGGGCGTCGGACACGGCCGAACTGTTTTTCGACGATTGCCGAGTCCCCGCAGCAAACCTGATCGGTGCCGAGAACATGGGATTTGCCTGCATTATGGGCAACTTCCAGAGTGAAAGGCTGGCCTTGGCGCTGATGGCCAACATGACCGCGCAACTCGCCCTGGAACAGAGCCTGACATGGGCCAGAGAGCGGGAAGCCTTCGGCAAGCCAATCGGCAAGTTTCAAGTGATCAAACATCGCCTTGCTGAAATGGCCACGGCGCTGGAGGTGTCCCGGGAGTTCACCTACCGGCAGGCGGCGAAAATGGCGGCAGGCCAGAGTGTGATCAAGGAAATTTCCATGGCCAAGAATTTCGCGACGGACACGGCGGACCGGATCGTCAACGATGCGGTGCAGATTCTGGGCGGTTTGGGTTACATGCGTGAAAGCCTGGTGGAGCGGCTGTATCGCGATAACCGGATTCTGTCCATCGGGGGCGGGACGCGGGAAGTGATGAACGAGATCATCAGCAAGCAGATGGGGCTTTGA
- the recR gene encoding recombination mediator RecR, which yields MSFSPLIRQLIDALRILPGVGQKTAQRMALQLLERDRSGGSRLALALKQAMEGVGHCRLCRTLTEDDLCPQCADTRRDDTLLCVVEGPMDVYAVEQTGFRGRYFVLKGHLSPLDGLGPEAIGIPQLMTRIEEAGTFAEVILATNPTVEGEATAHYIAQLLSSKGLIASRIAHGVPLGGELELVDGGTLAHSFAGRKPITL from the coding sequence ATGAGCTTCAGCCCTTTGATTCGCCAACTGATCGACGCCCTGCGAATCCTGCCAGGTGTGGGTCAGAAAACTGCCCAGCGCATGGCGTTGCAGTTGCTTGAACGTGATCGCAGCGGTGGCTCGCGACTGGCACTGGCTTTGAAGCAGGCCATGGAAGGGGTGGGTCATTGCCGTTTGTGCCGCACGTTGACCGAAGATGACCTATGCCCGCAATGCGCCGACACCCGGCGAGACGATACCTTGCTCTGCGTGGTGGAAGGGCCGATGGATGTCTATGCGGTCGAGCAGACCGGTTTCCGTGGTCGTTATTTCGTGCTCAAGGGGCATTTGTCGCCGCTCGATGGGCTGGGGCCGGAGGCTATCGGTATTCCGCAGTTGATGACGCGGATTGAAGAGGCTGGCACCTTTGCTGAAGTCATTCTCGCCACCAACCCGACCGTAGAAGGTGAAGCCACAGCGCACTACATCGCCCAATTGCTCAGCAGCAAAGGTCTGATCGCTTCGCGCATCGCCCATGGCGTGCCGCTGGGTGGCGAGCTGGAGCTGGTAGATGGTGGGACGTTGGCGCATTCGTTTGCAGGGCGTAAGCCGATTACTCTCTGA
- a CDS encoding NADP-dependent oxidoreductase — MSDPMTLNQRIVLASRPVGAPTPENFRLERVALPDLADGEVLLKTVYLSLDPYMRGRMSDAPSYAAPVEIGGVMTGGAVSRVERSLNPKFQEGDWVVGATGWQSHSINDGRSIIPVPNGLPSPSLALGVLGMPGMTAYMGLMDIGQPKSGETLVVAAASGAVGSVVGQVAKIKGLRVVGVAGGVDKCRYVVEALGFDACIDHKSPDFVDELARACPEGIDVYYENVGGKVFDAVVPLLNPKARIPLCGLIASYNAHEAPSGPDRLPLLQRTLLTKRVRIQGFIVFDDYGDRQPEFISAMAPWVREGKVKFREDVVDGLENAPGAFIGLLEGRNFGKLVVRVAQD, encoded by the coding sequence ATGTCCGACCCCATGACCCTCAACCAACGCATTGTCCTCGCCTCGCGTCCGGTAGGCGCGCCGACGCCGGAGAATTTTCGTCTGGAGCGGGTGGCGCTGCCGGATCTGGCCGATGGCGAGGTATTGCTCAAGACGGTTTATCTGTCGCTGGATCCTTACATGCGTGGTCGCATGAGTGATGCCCCGTCTTACGCCGCACCGGTGGAAATCGGCGGGGTGATGACCGGTGGTGCTGTGAGCCGGGTCGAGCGCTCACTCAATCCCAAGTTTCAGGAAGGCGATTGGGTGGTGGGCGCCACAGGTTGGCAGAGCCATAGCATCAATGACGGTCGCAGCATCATTCCCGTTCCGAACGGATTGCCGAGCCCGTCATTGGCCCTGGGTGTGCTGGGCATGCCGGGCATGACCGCCTACATGGGCCTGATGGACATCGGGCAGCCCAAGTCCGGTGAGACGCTGGTGGTCGCGGCAGCTTCCGGTGCCGTGGGTTCTGTGGTCGGCCAGGTAGCGAAGATCAAGGGCTTGCGGGTCGTCGGCGTGGCGGGTGGTGTGGACAAGTGCCGCTATGTGGTTGAGGCGTTGGGCTTCGATGCCTGCATCGACCACAAGAGCCCGGACTTCGTCGATGAGCTGGCCCGGGCGTGCCCCGAGGGCATCGATGTCTACTACGAAAACGTCGGCGGTAAGGTATTCGATGCCGTCGTTCCGTTGCTCAACCCCAAGGCGCGAATTCCGCTGTGTGGATTGATCGCTTCCTACAATGCTCATGAGGCGCCGAGCGGACCGGATCGCCTGCCACTGTTGCAGCGCACGCTGTTGACCAAACGAGTGCGAATCCAGGGCTTTATCGTGTTTGACGATTACGGTGACCGTCAGCCCGAGTTCATCAGCGCGATGGCGCCTTGGGTGCGTGAAGGCAAGGTGAAGTTCCGCGAAGATGTGGTCGATGGCCTGGAGAACGCTCCCGGTGCATTTATCGGCCTGCTGGAGGGGCGCAACTTTGGCAAGCTGGTGGTGCGCGTCGCTCAAGACTGA
- a CDS encoding YbaB/EbfC family nucleoid-associated protein, translating to MMKGGMAGLMKQAQQMQEKMAKMQEELANAEVIGKAGGDMVTVVMTGRHDVKSVTIDPSLVEGMSEDDKEMLEAVIASAVNDAVRKIEANSQDKMGSMTAGMQLPPGMKLPF from the coding sequence ATGATGAAAGGTGGCATGGCCGGCCTGATGAAGCAGGCGCAGCAGATGCAGGAAAAAATGGCCAAGATGCAGGAAGAACTGGCCAACGCCGAAGTCATCGGTAAGGCCGGTGGCGATATGGTCACGGTGGTCATGACCGGTCGTCACGACGTCAAGAGCGTGACCATCGACCCGAGCCTGGTTGAAGGCATGAGCGAAGACGACAAGGAAATGCTGGAAGCGGTCATCGCCTCCGCCGTCAACGACGCCGTGCGCAAGATCGAAGCCAACAGCCAGGACAAAATGGGCAGCATGACCGCCGGCATGCAACTGCCACCGGGCATGAAACTGCCGTTCTGA
- the dnaX gene encoding DNA polymerase III subunit gamma/tau codes for MSYQVLARKWRPRSFREMVGQTHVLKALINALDSQRLHHAYLFTGTRGVGKTTIARIIAKCLNCETGITSTPCGECSVCREIDEGRFVDLIEIDAASRTKVEDTRELLDNVQYAPSRGRFKVYLIDEVHMLSSHSFNALLKTLEEPPPYVKFILATTDPQKLPATILSRCLQFSLKNMTPERVVEHLTHVLGVENVPFEDDALWLLGRAADGSMRDAMSLTDQAIAFGEGKVMAADVRAMLGTLDHGQVYDVLHALIEGDAKALLEAVRHLAEQGPDWNGVLSEILNVLHRVAIAQALPEGVDNGHGDRDRVLALAQALPAEDVQFYYQMGLIGRRDLPLAPDPRGGFEMVLLRMLAFRPAETVDAPRQPLKPVGISQATVDSAKPVAASPVVAAVAVAPSPTPVVAPAPVPEPVAPVIVAEPEPVAVEEVIDLPWNDPVETAPVQQPAIEPVLETASEQPELPPMPLPTPDSVVPDAPEWAAAPIPEPSVAEVDAATPGMDADDEPPLDEDYIEPDMDSAYSYLDDLASEHAADPAPEPEPEPAAMPATGLALQWLELFPKLPISGMTGSIAANCTLIAVDGDNWLMHLDPAHSALFNATQLRRLNDALNQYHQRTLTLSIELIKPEQETPAQAASRRRADRQREAEESIHGDPFIQQMMQQFGAVVRNDTIEPVDVLVTQG; via the coding sequence ATGAGTTATCAGGTTCTTGCACGTAAATGGCGTCCGCGCTCGTTCCGCGAAATGGTCGGCCAGACCCATGTGCTCAAGGCTCTGATCAATGCCTTGGACAGCCAGCGGCTGCACCACGCCTACCTGTTTACCGGTACCCGTGGGGTCGGCAAGACCACCATCGCGCGGATCATCGCCAAATGCCTGAACTGTGAAACAGGCATCACTTCCACGCCGTGTGGCGAATGTTCGGTTTGCCGCGAGATCGACGAGGGCCGCTTCGTCGACCTGATCGAGATCGACGCCGCGAGCCGCACCAAGGTCGAAGACACCCGCGAGTTGCTCGACAACGTGCAGTACGCGCCTAGCCGTGGGCGCTTCAAGGTCTATCTGATCGACGAAGTGCACATGCTCTCGAGCCATTCTTTCAATGCGCTGCTCAAAACCCTTGAAGAGCCGCCACCCTACGTCAAGTTCATCCTGGCTACCACTGATCCGCAGAAACTTCCTGCAACGATTCTCTCGCGATGCCTGCAGTTCTCCTTGAAGAACATGACGCCGGAGCGGGTGGTCGAGCATTTGACCCATGTGTTGGGGGTCGAGAACGTACCGTTCGAGGACGACGCACTGTGGCTGCTGGGTCGTGCCGCCGACGGTTCGATGCGCGATGCCATGAGCCTGACCGACCAGGCCATCGCCTTCGGTGAAGGCAAAGTCATGGCCGCCGATGTGCGGGCGATGCTCGGTACCCTCGATCACGGTCAGGTTTACGACGTTTTGCATGCGTTGATCGAAGGTGACGCCAAGGCATTGCTCGAGGCCGTCCGTCATTTGGCCGAACAAGGCCCGGACTGGAACGGCGTGCTCTCGGAAATTCTCAACGTGCTGCACCGCGTCGCTATCGCCCAGGCCTTGCCGGAAGGCGTCGACAACGGCCACGGCGACCGCGACCGGGTGCTGGCACTGGCCCAGGCCTTGCCGGCCGAAGACGTGCAGTTCTACTACCAGATGGGTCTGATCGGACGCCGTGATTTGCCGCTGGCGCCGGACCCGCGCGGTGGTTTCGAGATGGTGCTGCTGCGGATGCTTGCATTCCGGCCAGCTGAGACAGTCGACGCCCCGAGACAGCCGCTAAAGCCAGTGGGGATCAGCCAGGCCACGGTTGATTCTGCCAAACCAGTGGCTGCCTCGCCGGTTGTGGCGGCGGTGGCGGTTGCTCCGTCTCCAACTCCTGTGGTTGCGCCTGCACCGGTCCCTGAGCCCGTTGCGCCGGTGATTGTCGCTGAGCCCGAGCCCGTCGCGGTCGAAGAAGTCATTGACCTGCCGTGGAATGACCCGGTAGAAACCGCGCCCGTTCAGCAACCCGCCATCGAGCCGGTGCTGGAAACCGCCAGCGAGCAACCCGAACTCCCGCCGATGCCACTGCCAACCCCAGACAGCGTGGTACCGGATGCCCCGGAATGGGCGGCCGCGCCGATTCCCGAACCGTCGGTGGCCGAGGTCGATGCCGCGACACCGGGTATGGACGCGGACGACGAGCCGCCGCTGGACGAAGATTACATCGAGCCGGACATGGATTCGGCCTACAGTTACCTCGACGATCTGGCCAGTGAGCATGCGGCCGATCCAGCGCCGGAGCCCGAGCCGGAGCCCGCGGCAATGCCGGCCACGGGCCTGGCCCTGCAATGGCTCGAACTGTTCCCGAAACTGCCGATCTCCGGCATGACCGGCAGTATCGCCGCCAACTGCACGTTGATCGCGGTCGATGGCGACAACTGGCTGATGCACCTGGATCCGGCCCACAGTGCTTTGTTCAACGCCACTCAGCTGCGTCGCCTTAACGATGCATTGAACCAGTATCATCAGCGCACGCTGACCCTGAGCATCGAGCTGATCAAGCCTGAGCAGGAAACCCCGGCACAAGCGGCCTCGCGCCGTCGCGCCGATCGTCAGCGCGAGGCGGAGGAATCGATCCACGGTGATCCGTTCATCCAGCAGATGATGCAGCAGTTCGGTGCAGTGGTCCGAAACGATACTATTGAACCTGTCGACGTCCTGGTCACTCAGGGCTAA
- a CDS encoding transporter substrate-binding domain-containing protein, which produces MVQLEHGRPTQGILYDVMLSLATQVGVAAEFHVLPRARVQSAMEHGEVDVRCYAAQSWLPNQSGDYIWSILLWSQPDLLIRRPAAAPAIIPANLPHQSIGTVLGYSYPTLQPLFDARQLRRDDARNQEQVLEKLHAGRNQYAVSNQWTLDWFNQRLLPKQQLQSVAILQEQKVGCYVRNDPQVPVQRILRTLLQMKMSGEIDDIIRLYIGQP; this is translated from the coding sequence ATGGTCCAACTTGAACATGGCCGGCCGACCCAGGGCATCCTGTATGACGTGATGCTCAGCCTTGCCACACAGGTCGGCGTTGCGGCGGAGTTTCACGTGCTACCCCGAGCCCGTGTCCAGAGTGCCATGGAACACGGTGAGGTCGACGTGCGCTGCTACGCCGCCCAGTCGTGGCTGCCCAATCAATCTGGCGATTACATCTGGAGCATTCTGCTCTGGAGCCAACCCGACCTGCTGATCCGCCGTCCTGCCGCTGCACCTGCGATTATCCCGGCGAACTTGCCGCACCAATCCATCGGCACCGTCCTCGGCTATAGCTATCCGACCCTGCAACCGCTGTTCGATGCCCGGCAACTGCGTCGCGACGATGCGCGCAACCAGGAACAGGTGCTGGAAAAACTCCACGCCGGGCGCAATCAGTATGCGGTCAGCAATCAATGGACGCTGGACTGGTTCAACCAGCGCCTGCTGCCAAAGCAGCAGCTGCAAAGCGTGGCGATACTGCAGGAGCAAAAGGTCGGTTGCTACGTGCGCAACGACCCGCAAGTGCCTGTGCAACGCATTCTGCGCACCCTGCTACAGATGAAAATGTCCGGCGAGATCGATGACATCATTCGGCTGTACATCGGCCAGCCCTAG